The following are from one region of the Salvia splendens isolate huo1 chromosome 2, SspV2, whole genome shotgun sequence genome:
- the LOC121771477 gene encoding cytochrome P450 76T24-like has protein sequence MDLLTSSIILASIAWICILISRAQKLSKLPPGPYGLPIIGNIFHLGHKPHRSLAKLSQKYGPVMSLKLGSITTVVISSPETAKLVLQKHDSSFSNRTIPLASKALRHDEYSVGWLPVGSQWRKLRKICREQMFSAPRLDASEDLRREKLQKLRDFVADRCDSGSAVDIGEAAFTTALNLISASLFSAEFARFDSESSQEMKEVVWGVMKSFGSPNFADYFPLLKPADPQGIFKAAEFNIGRLLVKLDEIIDEKLKSRGEKRDLVEALLEINQRDEAQLSRDDIRHLLLVLRFLTNLCSLVSWKGNLEIRNNGFWV, from the coding sequence GCATACTGATTTCCCGGGCCCAAAAATTATCGAAACTTCCTCCGGGCCCGTACGGGTTACCCATCATCGGCAACATCTTCCATCTCGGGCACAAACCCCACCGCTCCCTCGCCAAACTCTCCCAAAAATACGGGCCCGTGATGTCGCTGAAGCTGGGCAGCATCACCACCGTAGTAATCTCCTCACCAGAAACCGCCAAACTCGTGCTTCAAAAGCACGACTCCTCCTTCTCCAACCGAACCATCCCGTTGGCGTCCAAAGCCCTCCGCCACGACGAGTACTCCGTGGGGTGGCTTCCCGTCGGAAGTCAGTGGAGGAAGCTGCGGAAGATATGCAGAGAGCAGATGTTTTCGGCTCCGCGGCTGGACGCCAGTGAGGATCTGAGGAGAGAGAAGCTGCAGAAGCTGCGTGACTTCGTGGCGGATCGCTGCGATAGCGGAAGCGCCGTGGACATAGGGGAGGCTGCTTTCACGACGGCGCTGAATCTGATTTCGGCGTCGCTGTTCTCGGCGGAGTTCGCGCGGTTCGATTCGGAGTCGTCGCAGGAGATGAAGGAGGTGGTGTGGGGCGTCATGAAATCCTTCGGAAGCCCTAATTTCGCCGATTATTTTCCGCTGCTGAAACCGGCGGATCCGCAGGGGATTTTTAAGGCGGCGGAGTTTAATATTGGAAGGCTGTTGGTGAAATTGGATGAGATAATTGACGAGAAATTGAAATCGAGAGGAGAGAAACGTGATTTGGTGGAAGCGCTTCTTGAGATCAACCAAAGAGATGAAGCTCAGCTTAGCCGAGACGACATAAGACATCTCCTTCTGGTACTACGCTTTCTTACAAATTTATGCAGTCTAGTATCTTGGaaaggaaatcttgaaattcGCAACAATGGGttttgggtttag